CAACCTGTAGAGGTAGTTGAAATTCCAGCGCTACTTTCTGGCGAAGAAGTTTTACCTGGCTTTGAGTTGCAGGTGTGAACATCTTATATTGTTACATCGAAAAAGCTCAAGCAACCTTGCCTGAGCCTCTACCAAATTAAATTAAGTCACTAAGACTGAATATAAAAAAGCATAAACTGTTTTTAGTCGCGCTTTGCAGCTAAAGCGGTACTATGAACTAAATCAAGAAATTTTAAGTCTTGTTTAGTAGCGGTTACCACGGCCACCGCCACCACCACCACCACCATAGCCACCACGGCCACCGCCACCACCACCAAAGGAGCCGCCTCTATCGCCTCTGTCTTCTTTGGGCTTGGCTTTGTTCACTTTCAAGTCACGGCCTAACCATTCAGCACCATCAAGGGCTTGAATAGCAGCTTGTTCTTCAGCATCGGTACCCATTTCCACGAAAGCAAAGCCGCGCACGCGACCTGTTTCACGGTCTGTAGGTATTTGAACACGTTTCACTTCGCCATACTCTTTAAACACTTCTGTCAAAGCGTCTTGTGTAACTTGGTAGGAAAGGTTGCCTACATATATAGACATAGAATATCTCCAAAATCAACAGTAGTGTGTAGAGATTGAGATTTCGGAGAGAAGTCTGTAAATACCACAAGGAAAAAGCCTGTCAATACTAACAAAAAAAACCACCGCCGAATCAATTCTCACTTTCTATGTTAACATATGCGCTGACTATTTAGGCAAGGAGTGGGAAAAAAAATTTATAAGAAATTATGTTTAATTGCTTCCCCATCCATACGTTTTTCTAAATACTGACCAATCATCAACTGCTGACCAGCGCGGGAGATGATTGTCTGTCTGGTGCGGTATTGACTGCCGATCAGCTTTAACTCTTCTTCAAACACAGAACCATTATACTCACTTCGTAAACACAGTGTTTGGGCTTTGGGAAAATAATATTCGGCGGTGACTGGCCTTGGTGTGGCAAAACCGCGATCGCGATACAAAATGTTTCCCAGAACACCAAATAGCGTTGAACCTTTGGACTCGTGCCTTTGGGTGAGTGAATTCGTGCTTTCCCAGATGACTTCTGCACCACAGATTAAGCTAACTGAATCTGGCAAATCGTGCATCAAAGCCAGTTTCTGCAATTCCTCAGCGCCCTGTCCTAAAAAGCGGATGGTGATGATACTGACTATTTCTTTGGTGTCTCCCTCAAGGAGGGTGTAATAACGCCGTTGCGATCGCCATTGACCCACTGATGAAAGGAAAAATTCTGTTATCTGGGCTTCGTCGGTGGTTAGTGCAACATGTTGCGGTGATATCACTTGTAATTTCCCTCACCTAACGTGAATCAAAATTCGGCTTAATATCTTATCTAGGTAAAAAGCACAATATTAGTTTAACATTCTTAATTTAGTGAAAAAGCCGCATAATTTCTAGTCGTTTTGCTACAGTTAGCCATTTAGCCAAAAATCAACATAGTCGCTCAAGGTAGAAGCCAGGATAGAAAAACCCCATCGCTTCCATAGATACAAGTGTGATTGGGGTTAAATTCAAGGTAACGAAAAAATATTTATACTAAATTTATAATTTCATTAGGTGCGCTGAAATTATTTGCCTGTGATGATTTTGTTTTCCAAGGAAAGTATTATTTCAGACGAAAAGTGGTTCTAGGCGCAAGGGCTTGCGCCCCGGAAGATCATTCAAAGACGCCAAAAACCCTGATTTTTGCGTACTGTGACGGTTCAGAAATACCATTTGCGACTCAGTGTCCTTGTAGGGAAGGAGCGTTGATTTTTCCAGATAGCGTGAAAACTCAGCGCCTGTTCACCTGATTAGAATCTATCGGCATTACTTGGTAATACACGGCTGTTTGAGACCAAAAACTCCCCTATAAAAGGAAAATAAATGATTTCGGACGTAAAAATGCTGCAAAAACAGGTAAAATTGCCAGATGCCACAGTCCCAAGCCAGGTAATTAACATCCAGTTACAGCAAAAAGACTTAGGCGATGGGCGTAAAGCTTCAACCCTATCTATATTGTTAGTTGCGTCTTGGCTAGGGTTAGGACTACTGACAGCCAGTTGTGGATCACTACCGAAGGAATCAGCTGACGCGCAATCCCAACGGCGTGGTAGTGGGGGCGGTGGTGATCGTGCAACACCTGTAGATGTAGCGATCGCCCGTAGTGAGTTACTGCGCCAACAACCAGATTATATAGGTACGACCACAGCATTTCGCACCGTGTCACTGCGATCGCAAGCTGAAGGGCGACTATTGAGCTTGAATCTAGATGTGGGAGATACCGTTACACAAGGGCAAAACGTCGGACAGTTAGATGATGCCCTGTTATTAACCGCATTAAAGCAAGCAGAAGCCGAACTAGCAGCCCGCAAATCTGAAGTAGCAAAGGCGACAAATCAAGTTAGTAATGCCCGCGCTGAGGTAGAACAAAGACGGCTAGAAGTTGTCCAAGCCCAAGCAGACTCACAACGCCAGCAGAAACTACTCAAAGAGGGAGCGATCGCCGCACAAGCCGCCGAACAAGCACAGACTAAAGTCCAAACATCAATCCAAGTGCTGCGAGCGGCTACAGAGCAAGTGCGTACAGAACAGCAAGCTGTCGCCGCCGCCCAAGGAAGAGTATTAGTCCAACAAGCAGCGGTAGCCCAAGCTAAAGAACGCCGTTCTTACACTCGGCTAACATCGCCGATTACAGGCGTGATTACAGAAAAGGTAACAGAACCGGGCAATCTTTTGCAAGCAGGTAATGAAGTCTTAAAAATTGCCGACTTCAGCCGTGTCAAAGTTGTCGTCCAAGTTTCCGAATTAGAACTAGCAAACATTCAAGTGGGACAGTCTGTACAAGTACGCTTAGATGCCTTCCCCCAACAAACATTAATTGGGAGAGTGACGCGCATTTCCCCAGTAGCTGATGCAACCGCCCGTCTAGTGCCGATAGAGGTAGTAATTCCCAACATTCAAGCCAAAATTGGCAGCGGACTGCTAGGGCGTGTCAATTTTCAAACCCAGTCACGACCACAAGTCATCATACCGCAAACAGCTATTCAGCAAACACAAGGGGCTAGAGGCGAGAAGCAATCCCAGACAGAAAAAGAAAATCAGAATGGCAAAGTATTTGTAGTCACAGAAGCAGCAGGTAAAACCAAAGTGATAGCCCGTGCTGTTGTCCTAGGCAAAAGAGCCGATAGCCGAGTAGAAATTATCACCGGCTTGGAACCAGGAGAGCGCTATGTAGTCCGCAGCGGTAAGCCGTTAAAAGATGGAGACGCCGTGCGCCTGTCGATTCTTTCCGAGAAACCACAGTCGAAAGGCAATAACAAATGACAAACAGCTTTAGTCTCAGTGCGATCTCAATTCGCCAACACATCGGCACACTCATGCTCACTCTAGCCGTGTTGGTCTTGGGTATATTCTTTATCATAAGACTGCCAGTAGATTTACTCCCTTCAATTACCTATCCCAGAATTGGCGTGCGGATACAAGCGCCCGGAGTCTCGCCAGAAGTAGCAGTAGATGAAGTCACCAAGCCATTAGAAGAAGCCTTTGCTGCCACCGAAGGGGTACTACAGGTTTTTTCGCAAACCCGTGAAGGACAGGTAAGTTTGGATTTATACTTCCAACCTGGAGGCAATATTGACCAAGCCCTTAACGATGCTACAGCTGCCTTTAACAGAGCCAGAGGTAATTTACCAGACACCATTGAAACACCGCGCCTATTCAAAGTCGATCCTTCCCAGTTACCTGTTTACGAATTAGCATTAACTTCGCCCTCATTAACAGGCGTTGATTTGCGGGTTTTTGCTGAAGAAGAACTAGCCCGCGAACTAGGTGTAGTCCCCGGAGTCGCAGGGGTAGCGGTATCGGGAGGAGTGAAAGAAGAAGTCAGGGTGAATATTGATTTGGATCGCTTACAAGCTTTGGGTGTGGGTTTGACCGATGTTCTCGATGACCTGAGAGACCGCAACCAAGATATTTCGGGTGGTCGGATTTTGGGGCAGAATTCTGAGCCTTTAACCCGTACTGTGGGACGATTCCAAAATGCTGATGAAATCAGCAACCTGTCTTTTACGGTTCCCCGTCCCCAGTCCCTTGTCCCCAGTCCCCGTGTCTACTTGCGGGATTTTGCCCAAGTCATTGATGGTGCAGAAAAACAACGGGTGTATGTCTTGCTCAATGGGCAAGAAGCAGTTAAAGTCAGCATCCAAAAGCAGCCAGATGCGAATACAGTGACTGTAGTGGATGGTGTAAAAAAGCGTATACAAGAACTGAAAAAATCTGGTGTATTTCCTGATGGGACAGTTCTCACACCTACCTTGGATGAGTCGCGGTTTATTCGCAATTCCTTAGCTGATTTGACCAATGCTGCTATTTCAGGAGCATTATTAGCAGCAGCAGCAGTATTGTTGTTTCTCGGTTCGCTGCGACAAGCATTTATTATTTCTTTGGCCATTCCCTTATGTACCCTAGCGGCAATAATTTTGATGAAGCAGTTTAACTTGTCCTTAAATATTTTTAGTTTAGGCGGGTTAGCGCTGGGAATTGGACAAGCAATTGATACTTCAGTCGTGATTTTAGAGAACATGGCTGTGAGGGCGGGGATGAATTTTGGTAAAGATGCCCAAACTCAGTTAACACCAGAAAGGATGATAGCCACAGCGATTTCATCTTCCCAAGAGGTAGAATCGTCGCTAATTGCTTCCACTGCTGCCAATTTAATCTCTGTGTTGCCATTTTTGCTCATCGGTGGCTTTATTTCGCTGCTATTTAATGAGCTAATTTTGACCATTAGTTTTGCCGTTGCAGCTTCCTTATTGGTAGCACTTACCATCGTACCAATGCTAGCTTCCCGGCTATTTGCTATTAAATGGTCAAGTCGGATTAATCGGTTTTGGCTATTGCGCCAGTTTAATTCCAGTTTTGCGGCAGCGACACAGGGCTATGCTCGCAATTTAAGTTGGGTAGTAAGCCACAGGCTCATCGTCATTGCGATCGCCATTATCCTACTCGGCGGCGCAAGTTGGTGGATGGCACCCCAAATACCCCAAGAAATTTTGCCCCGAATTAACACCGGACAAGCTAACTTAATTGCCCAGTTTCCTCCCGGTACACCCCTAGAAACTAACCAAAAAGTTATGAAGGCGGTGGATGACATTCTCCGCAAGCAACCAGACACAGAATATATTTTTTCTACCGTTGGTGGTTCCTTATTTGGAACGAATACCAATGCAAATCCCCTCAGAAGTTCTAGCACCATTACCCTGAAACCGGGAACAGATGTGGAAGCTTATATTGAACGAGTCACGCCAAAATTTAACCGGCTCAATTTAGCAGGAATTCGGCTAAGGCTTGCTCCTGGTCAAGTGCGGGGTTTAATTCTCAATAATTCCCCTGTACGCAATGCTGATGTTGACATTATCCTGCAGGGAAATGAAGATTATACCTTAGAACAAGCAGGTCGTCAAGTATTAGCAGCCTTAGAAGAGCAAGCTACCCTAGTCAGATTCCGTCCCGATGCAGATGCTCGTCAACCGGAAATTCAGATTCGTCCAGACTGGGAGCGGGTTGCAGCTTTAGGGTTGAATACTAAAGATATTGGCGAAACCATTCAAACAGCGATCGCAGGTAGTATCCCAACCCAGCTACAACGTGATAACCGTTTGGTGGATGTCCGGGTAAAATTGAACGAAACATCAGTCCAAGCCCCATCCCAATTGCAAAGATTACCATTGTTTGTAGACAACAATCGCCAAGTCCGCTTAAGCGATGTCGCCACAATCGTCGAAGCCCAAGCACCGGGAGAAGTTCAGCGAATTAATCAGCGTCAGGTTTTTTTAATTGCTGGTAACTTAAGTGAGGGAGCCAGTCTCAGTGATGCCCTAGCACAAGTCAATAGCGTGCTAAATAGTCTAGAGCTACCCGCAGGTGTCACGATTCTCCCCAGTTCAGCACTGGAATCTAATCAACAATTGCAAAATTCACTGCAGCTTTTAGGAGGATTAGCTACCTTTTTAGTTTTTGTGGTCATGGCAGTACAATATAACTCCCTCATTGACCCATTGGTAATTATGTTGACAATTCCCTTAGCATTAGCTGGGGGTATTTTCGGTCTTTACATCACCAAAAGTGCCATTGGGGCAACAGTAATCGTTGGTGCTGTTTTATTAGTAGGTATTGTAGTTAACAATGCCATCATCATGATAGAACTGGCAAATCAAATTCGCGAAGGGGACAAAGTTGACCGCAAAACAGCGATTTTGCAAGCAGCACCACAACGCCTACGTCCAGTGTTAATGACTACAATTACCACAGTTTTAGGGATGTTTCCCCTAGCCTTGGGCATTGGCGAAGGCGCAGAATTTCTCCAACCATTGGGTATAGTAGTATTTTCAGGTTTGTCCTTAGCAACATTGCTGACACTATTTATCATCCCCTGTTTTTATACACTACTGCACGATTTTCTGGCTTGGGGTTGGGTGAAACCAGTGTTAAGCCGACTGGGTGTATGGCACAAAAGGTTTAGCTAAGGGTGCTAAGACCGAAAGAAAATATTCACAAAAACATCACGGGTCGTGTGGAAGCCACTTGGCAATAGATGCGTGGAGGAAACACGCCACGGTTGGTTTTAACAAGCGTGGAAAATGATATAATCAAATTGTGAGTAGGAATAACCATCTACGTGTTGAAGTGTTTTGTAAGGAGTAACCCCTAATTTACCTCGCAAGAGCACAAGTTGCGACTCTGGGTAAACAAGTAATGGGAAAACATGGAGCGTACCTAACTGGCGTTGTGATGGACTCGGAAAACAAAAAAAAGAAAATTTTGCGCAATTGCAATACCTGTGTTATTGGTAATTGTTTTGAGCGTCTAGGGGGATATTTGACTATCCCTTTTAAGCAAGTCTTAAAGAATCTGCGTGTCTTCTCACTCGGGGAGACGCCAAGGGCGAGCAGACCGCAGAGTGTCAAAAAGCCGGAGTTTTTGGGAATTTTCAGTCCCTAACCGCCTATTTCTTCCGCAATCCCCAATTCCCAATCCCCAATCCCTTTGATCAACACAAATTTTTGAATACCAGCATGGCGACGGTTGATGCGGCGAGACAAAATAGCACTCAGCAGTATCCACCAAGCCACCACAGAAAACATAGCTGGATATACCATAGCCGAAAAATTCTTTAGCCTACCTTGCTTCAGTGCCACTATAGACCAGTGTAATTTTACGTAAAGTCTGATATTTTCTAAGCTAGGCATGTGAGAGCGGTGCTTTTGATTCACCAAGGCGTAAATCTTCTCCTTCATCAAAATATTCATATTGAGCCGCCGAGTCGGGGAAAACTTATAATTATAAGCACCAGCCCAAATTGTGCGGTAGGCAAGACATTGATTGAGAAAAATAGCATCACCAAATTGAGCAATCCGAATCCAAGAGTCAATATCATCACAATTAGCATCCAGTTGGGAATCCCAACCACCAGTTTCCAAGAAAGTCTTACGGCTACAAGCTACTTGAGCAGGAGTACCAAAGGGTACAAGCTCTAAGAGCATACCGTAGTGAATATCTGCCTGTGGAATATAAAAGGCTAACCCAGGGCCAAATTGCGGGGTACGGCTGATTTCGACTTCATGACTATCCACCTGCGCCGCAACACAAGAGCAAATAACAGCGTTAGAATGAAGTGCGATCGCCCTGGCCATTTCTTCTAGACAATTGGGTGCTAGGTAGTCGTCATCGTCCAAAAACTTAATCCAGTCGCCAGTAGCTGTTTCAACTCCAGCATTCACGGTAGCTGCATGACCTTTGTTAACCTGATGACGATGGTAAACCACGGAGTTACCTAAACTTTTGACATAGGTTTCAGTTTCATCAGAGGAACAGTCATCAACCACCACGACCTCACACTTCATCGTCTGGTTGAGAACTGAGTCAATTGCTCGTCGCAGCAAGTCTAACCGATTATAGGTGCTAATAACGACACTAAACTTCATAAATCTCAGACCGATATAAATAAAATTTCTGCAAAAAACATCTTTATCTATCGATAAAATCAACTTATTAGCGCTTTTTGCCGTTCATAACTGCTGTGTAAGTAGGCATGAGCAAGCACAAAAAATGTTAATGATTACACCATTTATAACCTGGTTACGCCGCCGATGATGGGTTGGACTCGGCTAAGAGTCAACCGTCAACAATTAGGCATTTGTATGATAGGTTACAGAAAAAACAACATTTTCAAATTACTAGACTACGAGACAGTGATAGATTTATGATTAATGATCGTGAGTTTTTTAAACCAGACAGGCTATGAGCGCTCAAGAAATCATCCGCGCAATTGAGGCGGAACAGCTAAAGTCGAATCTGCCCGACATCTATGTGGGCGATACAGTCAAAGTCGGTGTCAAAATCAAAGAAGGCGATAAATACCGCGTACAACCATACGAAGGCGTAGTGATTGCTAAACGTAATGGCGGCATTAACGAAACAATTACAGTGCGGCGGGTATTTCAAGGCGTCGGCGTCGAACGGGTGTTTTTATTGCATTCACCCCGCATTGACAACATCAAAGTATTGCGTCGTGGTAAGGTACGGCGTGCTAAACTTTATTATCTCCGTCAGCGCGTTGGTAAAGCGACTCGGATCAAACAACGGTTTGACCGTCCTTTATAATTCGCTGATCTTTGTATGCAGCGAGAAAAATTAGAAAGCGGCATTTGCCGCTGACTTGTTTCCTGGAGAAAATTAAGCTAGAATAAAAACTGCAATTGCGTTAAACTAAAAAAAGTTCAGCGCAATCACTGAATCCAAGACAGTTTGTGCGCTCTTAGTTCAGTTGGTAGAACGCAGGTCTCCAAAACCTGATGTCGGGGGTTCAAGTCCTCCAGGGCGCGCTCAAAAGCAAAAACAAAGCCCGAAACAAGAACACATCTGCTAACATAGCAGCTAGTGCTGATGATTTCGGGTATATTTGTTTGTCAGCTTTGATGCTCCCATGTACGTGGGATATGAGTTAACCGATTTTGGATTCACGATACCCGGATTTTAGATTGACACCACCCGCAAGGGGTTAGTAACTGTAACTTAATTTATGCTCACCTCTACTCATTGCTACTCATTTTCGGGGGGAGATGCAATGAGTTGGTCAACAAGATACACTGATGCAATTAATTGAAAAGCTGGTAATATGGTTCAAAGCTTGTAGTGGTTGACCGATGGTTCCCATACAGCAAAACCTGCTCTCATTGTGGAACCAAAAAAGAAACACTCACCTTGAATGAGCGAGTGTTTGAATGCGGTAACTGCGGCTTGATGATTGACCGAGATTTAAACGCAGCAATCAATTTGAGTCAAGCTGTCAGTTAGACAGTTTTAGCCTGTGGACTGGTTAACGCCGACGTTGCCAGAATGTTCGCTCTTAGCGTTCCCGGAGGGTAGCGGGAAGTAAGCATCAAACTACATAACATGAGTAGATTTATCTATTTGTGAGTAGTTATGAATAGGTCTTATGTAACGGGAACTAACCCCTAAATTGTGGATTGAATAAAGAAACTCTCACAATTGAAAATCCCTGGGCGGTGTAAAAATCTCAAATCTCAAATCTCAAATCTCAAATTGGTACTCAAGCTGTAAACCTGGATAAAAATTAGCAGCATTTAGTTTAGCTGTAGAAAGAACAGGGGGATAAACGGCCGTGGCCAAAAAAAATGCAGCGGAAATCCCAGAGAACACAAATGGGTTTAGCTTGAACAACTTCTTCCAGGGAACTAAAGAAGAACTTGATAAAGTTGTTTGGCCTAGTCGTCAGCAGCTGGTGAGTGAATCAGCAGCGGTGTTGTTAATGGTGACACTCTCCGCATCTTTGATATATTTGGTCGATGGATTGTTTGCTTGGGCAGCAAAACAGGTGTTCTGATGACTTTTGCAACAGATGAACCGCGTAACTCGATGTTGGAGTCAGAGGAAAGCACAGAAGCAGCACTCAAAGAAGCACGGTGGTATGCGGTGCAAGTAGCCTCTGGCTGTGAAAAGCGTGTGAAGACAAACTTAGAGCAGCGCATTCAAACCTTCGATGTCGCTGACAGAATCATCCAGGTAGAAATTCCACA
The Gloeotrichia echinulata CP02 DNA segment above includes these coding regions:
- a CDS encoding RNA-binding protein; translation: MSIYVGNLSYQVTQDALTEVFKEYGEVKRVQIPTDRETGRVRGFAFVEMGTDAEEQAAIQALDGAEWLGRDLKVNKAKPKEDRGDRGGSFGGGGGGRGGYGGGGGGGGRGNRY
- a CDS encoding phycobiliprotein lyase, with amino-acid sequence MISPQHVALTTDEAQITEFFLSSVGQWRSQRRYYTLLEGDTKEIVSIITIRFLGQGAEELQKLALMHDLPDSVSLICGAEVIWESTNSLTQRHESKGSTLFGVLGNILYRDRGFATPRPVTAEYYFPKAQTLCLRSEYNGSVFEEELKLIGSQYRTRQTIISRAGQQLMIGQYLEKRMDGEAIKHNFL
- a CDS encoding efflux RND transporter periplasmic adaptor subunit encodes the protein MISDVKMLQKQVKLPDATVPSQVINIQLQQKDLGDGRKASTLSILLVASWLGLGLLTASCGSLPKESADAQSQRRGSGGGGDRATPVDVAIARSELLRQQPDYIGTTTAFRTVSLRSQAEGRLLSLNLDVGDTVTQGQNVGQLDDALLLTALKQAEAELAARKSEVAKATNQVSNARAEVEQRRLEVVQAQADSQRQQKLLKEGAIAAQAAEQAQTKVQTSIQVLRAATEQVRTEQQAVAAAQGRVLVQQAAVAQAKERRSYTRLTSPITGVITEKVTEPGNLLQAGNEVLKIADFSRVKVVVQVSELELANIQVGQSVQVRLDAFPQQTLIGRVTRISPVADATARLVPIEVVIPNIQAKIGSGLLGRVNFQTQSRPQVIIPQTAIQQTQGARGEKQSQTEKENQNGKVFVVTEAAGKTKVIARAVVLGKRADSRVEIITGLEPGERYVVRSGKPLKDGDAVRLSILSEKPQSKGNNK
- a CDS encoding efflux RND transporter permease subunit — its product is MTNSFSLSAISIRQHIGTLMLTLAVLVLGIFFIIRLPVDLLPSITYPRIGVRIQAPGVSPEVAVDEVTKPLEEAFAATEGVLQVFSQTREGQVSLDLYFQPGGNIDQALNDATAAFNRARGNLPDTIETPRLFKVDPSQLPVYELALTSPSLTGVDLRVFAEEELARELGVVPGVAGVAVSGGVKEEVRVNIDLDRLQALGVGLTDVLDDLRDRNQDISGGRILGQNSEPLTRTVGRFQNADEISNLSFTVPRPQSLVPSPRVYLRDFAQVIDGAEKQRVYVLLNGQEAVKVSIQKQPDANTVTVVDGVKKRIQELKKSGVFPDGTVLTPTLDESRFIRNSLADLTNAAISGALLAAAAVLLFLGSLRQAFIISLAIPLCTLAAIILMKQFNLSLNIFSLGGLALGIGQAIDTSVVILENMAVRAGMNFGKDAQTQLTPERMIATAISSSQEVESSLIASTAANLISVLPFLLIGGFISLLFNELILTISFAVAASLLVALTIVPMLASRLFAIKWSSRINRFWLLRQFNSSFAAATQGYARNLSWVVSHRLIVIAIAIILLGGASWWMAPQIPQEILPRINTGQANLIAQFPPGTPLETNQKVMKAVDDILRKQPDTEYIFSTVGGSLFGTNTNANPLRSSSTITLKPGTDVEAYIERVTPKFNRLNLAGIRLRLAPGQVRGLILNNSPVRNADVDIILQGNEDYTLEQAGRQVLAALEEQATLVRFRPDADARQPEIQIRPDWERVAALGLNTKDIGETIQTAIAGSIPTQLQRDNRLVDVRVKLNETSVQAPSQLQRLPLFVDNNRQVRLSDVATIVEAQAPGEVQRINQRQVFLIAGNLSEGASLSDALAQVNSVLNSLELPAGVTILPSSALESNQQLQNSLQLLGGLATFLVFVVMAVQYNSLIDPLVIMLTIPLALAGGIFGLYITKSAIGATVIVGAVLLVGIVVNNAIIMIELANQIREGDKVDRKTAILQAAPQRLRPVLMTTITTVLGMFPLALGIGEGAEFLQPLGIVVFSGLSLATLLTLFIIPCFYTLLHDFLAWGWVKPVLSRLGVWHKRFS
- a CDS encoding glycosyltransferase family 2 protein, with the translated sequence MKFSVVISTYNRLDLLRRAIDSVLNQTMKCEVVVVDDCSSDETETYVKSLGNSVVYHRHQVNKGHAATVNAGVETATGDWIKFLDDDDYLAPNCLEEMARAIALHSNAVICSCVAAQVDSHEVEISRTPQFGPGLAFYIPQADIHYGMLLELVPFGTPAQVACSRKTFLETGGWDSQLDANCDDIDSWIRIAQFGDAIFLNQCLAYRTIWAGAYNYKFSPTRRLNMNILMKEKIYALVNQKHRSHMPSLENIRLYVKLHWSIVALKQGRLKNFSAMVYPAMFSVVAWWILLSAILSRRINRRHAGIQKFVLIKGIGDWELGIAEEIGG
- the rplS gene encoding 50S ribosomal protein L19, with translation MSAQEIIRAIEAEQLKSNLPDIYVGDTVKVGVKIKEGDKYRVQPYEGVVIAKRNGGINETITVRRVFQGVGVERVFLLHSPRIDNIKVLRRGKVRRAKLYYLRQRVGKATRIKQRFDRPL
- a CDS encoding transposase yields the protein MVDRWFPYSKTCSHCGTKKETLTLNERVFECGNCGLMIDRDLNAAINLSQAVS
- the secE gene encoding preprotein translocase subunit SecE, whose protein sequence is MAKKNAAEIPENTNGFSLNNFFQGTKEELDKVVWPSRQQLVSESAAVLLMVTLSASLIYLVDGLFAWAAKQVF